The following coding sequences are from one Myxococcales bacterium window:
- a CDS encoding TIGR04290 family methyltransferase, with product MSLPSSHRAPSASSSRAEVEKRVRDLGTWFHNIDLNGVKTAPEHFLGDYPAVKWNRFSGALPADLSGRSVLDIGCNAGFYALEMKKRGASRVVAIDSNDSYLEQARFAAEVTGHQDIEFRNLSVYDVAALGECFDVVLFMGVLYHLRHPLLALDLIHEYALAPNGMMVFQSMQRGSREVNRIETDYPFWELEHFNLSGYPKLHFVEDKYSGDETNWWIPNRACVEAMLRSAGFALANHPEEEVYLCLRRIPAACRHQAHNHSGR from the coding sequence ATGAGCCTTCCGTCCTCGCACCGAGCCCCAAGCGCATCATCGAGTCGTGCCGAGGTCGAAAAGAGGGTCAGAGACCTTGGTACGTGGTTCCACAACATCGACCTCAACGGCGTCAAGACGGCCCCCGAGCATTTCCTTGGGGACTATCCCGCGGTGAAGTGGAACAGATTTTCCGGCGCTTTGCCTGCAGATCTGTCGGGCCGGAGTGTGCTCGACATCGGATGCAATGCGGGATTCTATGCGTTGGAGATGAAGAAGCGAGGCGCCAGCCGCGTGGTGGCGATCGACTCGAACGATAGCTACCTCGAGCAAGCCCGCTTCGCAGCCGAGGTCACCGGACATCAGGACATCGAGTTCAGGAATCTAAGTGTCTACGACGTCGCAGCACTGGGCGAATGTTTCGACGTGGTCCTGTTCATGGGCGTTCTGTATCACCTTCGTCACCCCCTTCTGGCCCTCGATCTCATCCACGAGTACGCGCTTGCGCCGAACGGCATGATGGTATTTCAGTCGATGCAGCGAGGCAGCAGGGAAGTCAACCGAATCGAGACCGATTACCCCTTTTGGGAACTCGAGCACTTTAACCTTTCCGGATACCCGAAGCTTCACTTCGTCGAGGACAAGTACAGCGGCGACGAGACGAACTGGTGGATTCCGAACCGCGCCTGCGTCGAGGCCATGCTGCGTTCTGCGGGCTTCGCGCTGGCCAACCATCCTGAGGAAGAGGTCTATTTGTGCCTTCGGCGAATCCCCGCCGCGTGCCGCCACCAAGCACACAACCATTCCGGGCGCTGA
- a CDS encoding amylo-alpha-1,6-glucosidase, with translation MNDDEPQPGRLEDDVLHIQGEYYIRATSSRADDRTRVLKHGNTFGVFDRFGDVHPIGLGEQGLYGGGTRYLSRLELRIGARRPFLLSSNVREDNDVLTVDLTNPDLMDHGEVVVTRGSLHVQRQKFLWGNACHERLSVTNYSLAAVTTDLAIHFDVDFADIFEVRGNRRPARGRPAGSQGDSDTVRIGYVGLDDLRRDLVVSFSPAPARLTTRSGLFRLQLRPGAAAQFDLCFAYETGDTEPAPRPTFDAALAQNRREIAELRGKHCRLTSDSEPFNRWLLRSEADLQMMTSSTPSGPYPYAGVPWFSNVFGRDGLITAFETLWVNPELARGVLKHLAAHQAHKSDPSRDAQPGKILHEQREGEMCNLHEVPFGLYYGSVDATPLFVYLAGAYVKHTGDLDLADELWPHVERALDWIMNFGDIDGDGFVEYARQSRGGLEQQGWKDSQDSVFYEDGTIAAPPIALCEVQAYVHAAYRAAADLAHSLGKPARAAELVARAESLRARFDEAFWDDELGAYVLALDGKKRPCRVLSSNAGHALFGGIARTERVAVLVRHLMSDRMFSGWGLRTLARGEVRYNPMSYHNGSVWPHDNALVALGMARYGRRDAALQLLSGLWKASTYFDLHRLPELFCGFSSRDGEGPTLYPVACAPQAWAAGAVHMLLAACLGLSVEGARKTVVFRNPVLPPFINELRIEGLAVGGNASVDLLLVRHPHDVGVTVLARQGEVRILVER, from the coding sequence GTGAACGACGACGAGCCGCAACCAGGGCGTTTGGAAGACGACGTTTTACACATTCAAGGGGAGTACTACATTCGGGCGACGTCCTCACGGGCCGACGATCGCACGCGCGTGCTCAAACACGGAAACACCTTTGGGGTGTTCGACCGCTTCGGTGACGTTCATCCCATCGGCCTCGGTGAACAAGGGCTTTATGGCGGCGGCACGCGCTACCTGTCGCGTCTCGAACTCAGAATCGGCGCCCGAAGGCCATTTTTGCTGAGCTCGAACGTGCGTGAGGACAATGACGTGCTCACCGTGGATCTGACCAACCCGGATCTCATGGACCACGGAGAGGTGGTGGTGACACGGGGATCCTTGCACGTTCAGCGTCAGAAGTTTTTGTGGGGAAACGCCTGCCACGAGCGCCTCTCGGTCACGAACTACAGCCTGGCCGCCGTGACCACCGACCTCGCGATCCACTTCGATGTCGACTTCGCCGATATCTTCGAGGTCCGCGGCAACCGTCGGCCCGCGCGAGGAAGACCCGCCGGCTCGCAAGGAGACAGCGACACGGTGAGAATCGGCTATGTGGGTCTCGACGACCTCCGCCGGGACTTGGTTGTGTCTTTCTCACCTGCCCCCGCAAGGCTCACGACGCGTTCCGGTTTGTTCCGTTTGCAGTTGCGACCGGGAGCTGCCGCGCAGTTCGACCTCTGCTTCGCCTACGAGACGGGTGATACCGAGCCTGCCCCGAGGCCGACGTTCGATGCAGCTCTTGCGCAGAACCGCAGAGAGATTGCGGAGCTGCGCGGGAAGCACTGCCGTTTGACCAGTGACAGTGAGCCCTTCAATCGGTGGCTGCTGCGCTCGGAAGCCGATCTCCAGATGATGACGAGCTCCACGCCGAGTGGCCCCTATCCCTACGCCGGCGTGCCCTGGTTCAGCAATGTGTTTGGGCGTGACGGGCTCATTACGGCATTCGAGACGCTCTGGGTGAACCCCGAGCTAGCACGGGGCGTTCTCAAGCACTTGGCCGCCCATCAAGCGCACAAGTCCGATCCGTCAAGGGACGCACAACCTGGCAAGATCCTCCACGAACAGCGTGAGGGTGAGATGTGTAACCTCCACGAGGTTCCCTTCGGTCTCTACTACGGCAGCGTGGACGCAACCCCGCTCTTCGTGTATCTGGCCGGCGCCTACGTCAAGCATACCGGCGACCTCGACCTCGCCGATGAGCTTTGGCCCCACGTGGAACGGGCGCTGGACTGGATCATGAACTTTGGCGACATCGATGGTGACGGCTTCGTCGAATACGCACGCCAGAGCCGCGGCGGCCTCGAACAGCAGGGCTGGAAGGACTCCCAGGACTCCGTGTTCTACGAGGACGGGACCATCGCCGCGCCGCCGATCGCGCTGTGCGAGGTGCAAGCTTACGTCCACGCCGCTTACCGCGCGGCCGCCGATCTCGCGCACAGCCTTGGAAAGCCTGCGCGCGCCGCCGAGCTCGTGGCCCGCGCGGAGAGCCTTCGCGCACGCTTCGACGAGGCTTTTTGGGACGACGAGCTCGGCGCCTATGTCCTGGCGCTCGACGGCAAAAAGCGCCCCTGTCGGGTGCTGTCCTCGAACGCGGGGCACGCGCTCTTCGGAGGGATCGCTCGGACCGAGCGCGTGGCCGTCCTCGTCCGCCACCTGATGAGCGACCGCATGTTCTCGGGCTGGGGTCTTCGCACACTGGCCCGCGGGGAGGTTCGCTACAACCCCATGAGTTACCATAACGGCTCGGTCTGGCCCCACGACAATGCGCTCGTGGCGCTCGGCATGGCTCGCTACGGTCGCCGCGACGCCGCCCTGCAGCTGCTTTCGGGGTTATGGAAGGCAAGCACCTACTTCGATCTGCACAGGCTTCCCGAGCTTTTCTGCGGCTTCTCGTCGCGCGATGGTGAGGGCCCTACCCTTTACCCCGTGGCCTGCGCGCCGCAGGCCTGGGCCGCGGGCGCGGTGCACATGCTGCTTGCTGCCTGCCTGGGGCTCAGCGTGGAAGGAGCCCGCAAAACGGTGGTCTTCCGGAATCCGGTCCTGCCTCCCTTCATCAACGAGCTCCGGATCGAGGGCCTGGCCGTCGGAGGGAATGCCTCCGTGGACCTCCTGTTGGTCCGTCACCCGCATGACGTGGGGGTGACCGTGCTGGCCCGGCAGGGTGAAGTCCGCATTCTCGTGGAACGCTGA
- the argS gene encoding arginine--tRNA ligase: MFDPVVTLRQRFATALHAAFGDEVAGTDPAIHRSAHADYQADVAMALAKRLKRSPRDVAQALLAQLQPDDVVASAEVSGPGFINLALQPAYLEACLAGMSADARLGVAKAANPDTVVIDHSAPNVAKEMHVGHLRSTIIGDVIARVLGFAGHKVIRQNHIGDWGTPFGMLIEHMLDTATTQSVSSVQELVALYRASRAKFDADPAFAERARHRVVLLQGGDEATRALWGKLIAISVEHFTSLYEQLNVDLRPRDVRGESAYNDDLAIVVAELEAQGLARESEGAICVFPEGFLGREGEPVPLIVRKQDGGYGYATTDLAAVRYRVGTLQATRIVVVVGAPQSQHLAMVFAVARSAGWAPAPVRLEHVAFGSVLGPDKKMFKTRAGDTVSLASLGEEAVERARKAVSAKSADLSPERQEAIARAVGIGAVKYADLSNDRIKDYVFDWDRMLAFDGNTAPYLMYAHARIRSILRKAEVVETQLGPATLEAPQEKALALQLLQFASVIDKTVETLQPHRLCLFLYDVATTFTAFYEHCPVLKAEGQVRASRLALCSVTARVLGQGLALLGIEAPEQM; this comes from the coding sequence ATGTTCGATCCGGTTGTCACTCTGCGCCAACGCTTCGCCACAGCCCTGCACGCCGCCTTCGGGGACGAAGTGGCCGGGACCGATCCCGCCATCCATCGCTCCGCACACGCCGACTACCAGGCCGATGTGGCGATGGCCCTCGCCAAGCGCCTCAAGCGCAGCCCGCGCGATGTGGCCCAGGCGCTGCTGGCCCAGCTGCAACCCGATGACGTGGTGGCCTCGGCCGAAGTGTCGGGGCCGGGGTTCATCAATCTGGCCCTGCAACCAGCCTACCTCGAAGCGTGCCTTGCCGGCATGAGCGCCGACGCCCGCCTGGGCGTTGCGAAAGCCGCCAATCCCGACACCGTGGTCATCGACCACTCGGCCCCGAACGTCGCCAAAGAGATGCACGTGGGCCACCTGCGCAGCACGATCATTGGTGACGTGATCGCCCGCGTGCTTGGGTTTGCAGGGCACAAGGTGATTCGACAGAACCACATCGGCGATTGGGGCACGCCCTTCGGCATGCTGATCGAGCACATGCTCGATACGGCCACCACGCAATCCGTCTCGTCCGTGCAGGAGTTGGTGGCGCTCTACAGAGCTTCGCGCGCCAAGTTCGACGCCGACCCCGCGTTCGCCGAACGGGCCCGTCACCGCGTGGTGCTGCTGCAAGGGGGAGACGAAGCCACGCGGGCGTTGTGGGGCAAGCTCATCGCGATCTCCGTCGAGCACTTCACCTCGCTTTACGAGCAACTCAACGTTGACCTCCGACCTCGGGACGTGCGGGGGGAGAGCGCCTACAACGACGACCTGGCAATCGTGGTGGCCGAGCTCGAAGCGCAAGGGCTTGCGCGCGAGAGCGAAGGTGCGATCTGCGTGTTTCCCGAGGGCTTCCTCGGCCGTGAGGGCGAGCCCGTGCCGCTCATCGTGCGCAAGCAGGACGGTGGCTACGGCTACGCCACCACGGATCTAGCCGCCGTACGCTACCGCGTGGGAACCCTTCAGGCCACGCGGATCGTGGTGGTGGTGGGGGCTCCCCAAAGTCAGCACTTGGCCATGGTCTTCGCCGTGGCCCGCAGCGCGGGCTGGGCACCCGCGCCGGTGCGGCTCGAGCACGTGGCCTTCGGATCGGTGCTGGGCCCCGACAAAAAGATGTTCAAGACCCGGGCGGGTGACACCGTGAGTCTTGCCTCGTTGGGCGAAGAGGCGGTGGAGCGGGCACGCAAGGCCGTAAGCGCTAAGTCTGCCGACCTGTCCCCCGAACGCCAGGAGGCCATCGCCCGCGCGGTGGGCATCGGCGCCGTAAAGTATGCCGATCTCTCGAACGATCGGATCAAGGACTACGTGTTCGACTGGGATCGCATGTTGGCCTTCGATGGCAACACGGCGCCTTACTTGATGTACGCTCACGCGCGCATCCGCTCGATTCTGCGCAAGGCAGAGGTGGTCGAGACCCAGCTTGGGCCCGCAACGCTCGAAGCCCCGCAGGAAAAGGCTCTGGCGCTCCAGCTGCTGCAGTTTGCGAGCGTCATCGACAAGACCGTCGAAACGCTGCAGCCGCATCGGTTGTGCTTGTTTCTCTACGATGTGGCCACGACGTTCACGGCCTTTTACGAGCACTGCCCGGTGTTGAAGGCCGAAGGCCAGGTGCGCGCGTCGCGCTTGGCGCTGTGTAGCGTGACGGCCCGTGTGTTGGGACAGGGGCTGGCGCTCTTGGGAATCGAAGCGCCCGAGCAGATGTGA
- a CDS encoding AAA family ATPase — protein MAGRDKPGHRQPPHPPPQPVLEEQTLLARVNQSLQGRGLAGPRRRELPEQYARELIGLRDEIAEARLEDVPALVAQMERLQEVGARRVQVQELLVDTASPYFGHLRLREQVAGRAEVTRDVLIGRATFIDPKARVNIVDWRDAPASQLYYRYEEGDDYAETFGTREVEGVIEARRTVTITEGKLLRVATAEEVWVPDATAPAGWRVEPPEVASLQGGELTARRPDGTGVLGAGPGGQQRLDRHLPEIAALIDPRQFELITKPSSGLVVIQGGAGSGKTTIGLHRIAYLNFNHPEAFSPKRMLVVTFGAALAAYISQVLPALGVEGVRVVTFGAWAVNELGKCLPALEFRLVEDSPPAVTRVKSHPAVLHELERRTREALADRRKLSRRATLELWAELMTDKPALLQLLTSDPEMPLPAADVEAAHEHMGVRTAALLERDASVRREERIEAHRRERFGAPEDDEVRGDVGVDGERTEDRRGLLDLEDVALLLRVHQLLHGPRKELAHLFVDEAQDLSPVELAVLIGGASKRRSVTLAGDTAQRLFLDNGFGDWRSVLRHLGLAHVAVEPLRIAYRSTRQIMQLARHAMGPLLSGEPPQAPRAGAPVEVHSFTGTGPAVAFLAEALRPLFVREPRATVALLARHPEQADRYFEGLRRAEVPSLRRVRAQEFAFRPGIEVTEIRQVKGLEFDYVVMLDVNATTFGTDDESRHLFHIAATRAAYQLWLLVTDRPSALIPDARDLPPRAP, from the coding sequence ATGGCGGGGCGGGACAAACCGGGACATCGGCAACCGCCGCACCCTCCACCCCAGCCCGTGCTCGAGGAGCAGACCCTTCTTGCGCGCGTGAACCAAAGCTTGCAAGGCCGTGGGCTTGCAGGCCCCCGACGCCGCGAGTTGCCCGAACAGTACGCGCGTGAGCTCATCGGTTTGCGCGACGAGATTGCCGAGGCGCGCCTCGAGGACGTTCCGGCCCTGGTGGCACAGATGGAACGGCTCCAGGAGGTGGGCGCACGACGCGTGCAGGTGCAGGAACTGCTCGTGGATACGGCTTCCCCTTACTTCGGTCACCTGCGGCTCCGCGAACAGGTCGCGGGCCGCGCCGAGGTGACCCGCGACGTGCTGATCGGCCGCGCCACCTTCATCGATCCCAAGGCGCGGGTGAACATCGTCGATTGGCGAGACGCCCCGGCCAGTCAGCTTTACTACCGCTACGAGGAAGGTGACGACTACGCCGAGACCTTTGGCACCCGCGAGGTCGAGGGTGTGATCGAGGCCCGGCGGACCGTGACGATCACCGAGGGGAAGCTCTTGCGTGTGGCCACGGCCGAGGAGGTCTGGGTGCCCGATGCCACCGCGCCTGCGGGGTGGCGGGTCGAGCCGCCCGAGGTGGCCAGCCTGCAGGGCGGGGAGCTGACGGCCCGCAGGCCGGACGGAACGGGCGTGCTTGGCGCAGGGCCCGGCGGTCAGCAACGCCTGGACCGGCATTTGCCCGAGATCGCGGCGCTCATCGATCCGCGGCAGTTCGAGCTCATCACGAAGCCCTCTTCGGGATTGGTGGTGATTCAAGGGGGTGCGGGCAGTGGGAAGACCACGATCGGCCTTCACCGCATCGCCTACCTCAACTTCAATCACCCCGAGGCGTTTTCTCCGAAGCGCATGCTGGTCGTGACCTTCGGGGCGGCCCTCGCGGCGTACATCAGCCAGGTGCTGCCGGCGCTCGGGGTCGAGGGGGTGCGCGTGGTGACCTTCGGCGCCTGGGCGGTCAACGAACTTGGCAAGTGCCTGCCGGCGCTCGAGTTCAGGCTGGTCGAGGATTCACCTCCCGCCGTCACGCGGGTCAAGAGCCATCCGGCGGTATTGCACGAGCTCGAGCGGCGCACGCGTGAGGCCCTGGCGGATCGGCGCAAGCTGTCTCGCCGGGCCACGCTCGAGCTCTGGGCCGAGCTGATGACCGACAAGCCGGCGCTCCTGCAGCTCCTCACGAGCGACCCGGAGATGCCCTTGCCCGCGGCCGATGTCGAAGCCGCCCACGAGCACATGGGGGTGCGCACGGCGGCCCTGCTCGAGCGAGACGCGTCGGTTCGCCGCGAAGAACGCATCGAGGCGCATCGGCGTGAGCGCTTCGGCGCCCCCGAAGACGACGAGGTTCGGGGCGACGTGGGCGTGGACGGTGAGCGCACCGAGGATCGGAGGGGCCTTCTGGATCTCGAGGATGTCGCCTTGCTCTTGCGCGTGCATCAGTTGCTCCACGGCCCCCGCAAGGAGCTGGCGCATCTGTTCGTCGACGAGGCTCAAGATCTGTCGCCCGTGGAGCTGGCTGTACTGATCGGGGGCGCCTCCAAGCGTCGATCGGTCACGCTGGCCGGAGATACCGCGCAACGCTTGTTCTTGGACAACGGCTTTGGCGATTGGCGTTCGGTGCTGCGGCACCTCGGCCTTGCGCACGTGGCGGTCGAGCCCCTCAGGATTGCGTACCGCTCGACGCGGCAGATCATGCAGCTCGCCCGCCACGCCATGGGCCCCCTGCTTTCGGGTGAGCCTCCTCAGGCCCCTCGGGCAGGCGCCCCGGTGGAGGTGCACAGCTTTACCGGCACAGGCCCCGCGGTGGCCTTTTTGGCCGAAGCGCTCCGCCCGCTTTTCGTACGTGAACCACGGGCCACCGTGGCGTTGCTTGCACGCCACCCCGAGCAGGCCGATCGGTACTTCGAGGGCCTGCGCCGGGCCGAGGTGCCGTCGTTGCGGCGCGTGCGCGCGCAGGAGTTCGCGTTTCGCCCCGGCATCGAGGTCACCGAGATTCGCCAGGTCAAGGGGCTCGAGTTCGACTACGTGGTGATGCTCGACGTGAACGCCACCACCTTCGGGACTGACGACGAGTCCCGACACCTCTTCCACATCGCGGCCACACGGGCCGCTTACCAGCTGTGGCTGCTCGTTACCGACAGGCCCAGCGCCCTCATTCCGGACGCACGAGACCTCCCACCACGCGCACCTTGA
- a CDS encoding histidine phosphatase family protein: MNSTTPFLLVRHAEHQADPATLAGRSLTSLTERGQSQAAALARHLAGAKIQRVLTSPLPRAHETARILASALGAEVEPRPALAEVDFGRWTGRRFTDLADEPNWRRWNTFRSAGQAPGGERMLDVQARVVAELMSVCVQSPGALTLVVSHADVIRAALVHFLGVSLDHLLRLEIAHASLSALSIGPCGALVTAMNHMVDIGDAVRAHEPAKRTS; the protein is encoded by the coding sequence GTGAATTCGACAACCCCTTTTCTCCTGGTCCGGCACGCCGAACATCAAGCGGACCCCGCCACGCTCGCAGGGCGAAGCCTGACGTCGTTGACCGAGCGGGGACAGTCGCAAGCGGCCGCGCTCGCACGCCACCTCGCGGGCGCAAAGATCCAACGCGTGCTGACGAGCCCACTGCCTCGCGCCCACGAAACGGCGCGTATCCTCGCTTCCGCCCTGGGCGCCGAGGTCGAGCCACGCCCTGCGCTCGCCGAGGTAGACTTTGGCCGCTGGACGGGGCGGCGCTTCACCGACCTCGCGGACGAGCCGAACTGGCGACGCTGGAACACCTTCAGAAGCGCGGGCCAGGCACCAGGAGGCGAACGCATGCTCGACGTCCAGGCACGTGTGGTCGCAGAGCTGATGAGTGTTTGTGTGCAATCCCCCGGAGCGCTGACCCTCGTCGTGAGTCACGCCGACGTGATCCGCGCCGCGTTGGTTCACTTCCTCGGTGTGTCACTCGACCACCTCCTACGTCTCGAGATCGCGCATGCAAGCCTCAGCGCCTTGTCGATAGGCCCATGCGGTGCGCTGGTTACGGCCATGAACCACATGGTGGACATTGGAGACGCCGTCCGGGCGCACGAGCCCGCGAAGCGCACATCGTGA
- a CDS encoding flagellar brake protein, with amino-acid sequence MERITPEQLKEEFGGRGVAFPTVVDLIRVDPETDTVVLLMVEDRDWSHGEPQLRQLQEKIDRYLGYVADGFFLEQYPQYAGKAVRFELDCAVPPHGLAKDMLMAAEVVLERYDIPFKVRVVGGLVRPE; translated from the coding sequence ATGGAACGCATCACACCCGAGCAGTTGAAGGAAGAGTTCGGCGGCCGCGGCGTGGCCTTCCCCACGGTGGTCGACCTCATCCGCGTCGATCCCGAGACAGACACCGTGGTGCTCCTGATGGTGGAGGATCGGGACTGGAGCCACGGTGAGCCGCAGCTGCGCCAGCTCCAGGAAAAAATCGATCGCTATCTGGGGTACGTGGCGGATGGATTTTTCCTCGAGCAGTACCCGCAGTACGCCGGCAAGGCGGTGCGCTTCGAGCTCGATTGTGCGGTCCCGCCGCACGGGCTCGCCAAAGACATGCTCATGGCGGCGGAGGTGGTCCTCGAACGCTACGACATCCCGTTCAAGGTGCGCGTGGTGGGAGGTCTCGTGCGTCCGGAATGA
- a CDS encoding GNAT family N-acetyltransferase — MPPPSTQPFRALKGLSARGLVRLYTLAIGDRPAGVFYGFADAQHVPRRRLYAYLGGFDPAFASAGPGALVMAHVRKQAVAEGIELFDLLRGAEPYKQAWGAAPCPTYGRRVRSGRRCPNVGIINRGETAS; from the coding sequence GTGCCGCCACCAAGCACACAACCATTCCGGGCGCTGAAAGGCCTTTCGGCCCGCGGGCTCGTACGGCTCTATACCCTCGCCATCGGCGACCGCCCCGCGGGGGTGTTCTACGGTTTTGCCGATGCGCAGCACGTGCCCAGGCGGAGGCTCTATGCGTACCTTGGCGGATTCGATCCCGCCTTCGCGTCGGCCGGGCCCGGCGCCCTGGTGATGGCACACGTCCGCAAGCAAGCGGTCGCCGAAGGCATCGAGCTTTTCGATCTGCTGCGCGGTGCGGAGCCCTACAAGCAAGCCTGGGGCGCAGCGCCCTGCCCCACCTACGGCCGCCGCGTCAGGAGCGGTCGTCGCTGCCCCAACGTCGGGATCATCAATCGAGGAGAAACAGCATCGTGA
- a CDS encoding glycosyltransferase family 4 protein, whose protein sequence is MKIAQVAPLFESVPPKLYGGTERVVSYLTEELVRLGHDVTLYASGDSRTSAHLVPCVEGALRLSGCTDAVPHHLGMLEDVFRRSLDFDLVHFHVDCLHLPLVSRLGLPHVTTLHGRLDLPALAPLYKNYPETPLVSISDAQRQPLPWCNWVGTVHHGLPRDLLPLGDGGGGYLAFVGRVSPEKRPDRAIEIAKRANLPLKLAAKVDAQDRHYFETHIEPLLDHPLIEFVGEIDEAAKAAFLGNALGLLFPIDWPEPFGLVMIEALACGTPVVAFNCGSVPEIIAHGKNGFIVSSVQEAVEVVSALGQVPRRACRAWFETHFSAERMARDYLDLYESLAATRPVRGHKSAVKGLSAL, encoded by the coding sequence ATGAAGATCGCACAGGTCGCTCCGCTCTTCGAAAGTGTTCCTCCCAAACTCTACGGCGGAACGGAGCGCGTGGTCTCGTATCTGACCGAAGAGCTCGTGCGTCTTGGCCACGACGTTACCCTGTACGCCAGCGGTGACAGCCGGACGTCAGCCCACCTCGTGCCCTGCGTGGAAGGGGCCCTGCGGTTGAGCGGCTGCACGGACGCGGTCCCTCACCATCTGGGCATGTTGGAAGACGTCTTTCGGCGCAGTCTCGACTTCGACCTCGTGCACTTCCACGTGGATTGCCTGCACCTGCCCCTGGTCAGCCGACTGGGGCTTCCCCATGTCACCACTTTGCACGGCAGACTGGACCTTCCCGCGCTCGCGCCGCTCTACAAGAACTATCCCGAAACACCCCTGGTCTCGATCTCGGATGCGCAGCGGCAGCCTCTGCCCTGGTGCAACTGGGTGGGCACCGTGCACCACGGGCTCCCGCGCGACCTCTTGCCGCTCGGCGACGGAGGGGGCGGTTATCTCGCCTTCGTGGGACGCGTCTCCCCCGAAAAGCGCCCCGATCGCGCCATCGAGATCGCCAAACGTGCAAACCTGCCTCTCAAACTGGCCGCGAAAGTGGACGCCCAGGACAGGCACTACTTCGAGACGCACATCGAACCCCTGCTCGATCACCCGCTCATCGAGTTCGTGGGCGAGATCGACGAGGCCGCGAAAGCCGCGTTTCTCGGTAACGCCCTCGGACTCCTGTTCCCGATCGACTGGCCCGAGCCGTTCGGACTCGTCATGATCGAGGCGCTGGCGTGCGGCACCCCCGTGGTGGCCTTCAACTGTGGCTCCGTTCCCGAGATCATCGCGCACGGGAAAAACGGCTTCATCGTCTCCAGCGTGCAAGAGGCCGTGGAGGTCGTGTCGGCGCTCGGACAAGTGCCCCGTAGGGCGTGTCGTGCGTGGTTCGAGACGCACTTCTCGGCGGAGCGCATGGCGAGGGACTACCTGGACCTCTACGAGTCCCTCGCGGCCACCCGTCCCGTGCGGGGTCACAAATCGGCTGTGAAGGGGCTGTCCGCCCTTTAG
- a CDS encoding S1C family serine protease, which translates to MLFPRFASHMLCLGLALGTGYAIGQHAPERRDAAPVSDREDFAITPVSGQASAPPSDDVRAQLPSPLHAVTERPISRALHAAVGIRAGRSYGAGVLVSPQGHVLTVNHVLEPGTVPRVSVAGEAWQSAKVVSTDIAADLALLQIDAIPPAARPASLGSVTRCAPGDRVFTIGSPANMNFSVAQGGLAFVGRRFGRFRYLQTDLPIHPGNSGGPLFDEEGHVIGLMTFVLRHGPDLGFAIPIDYALSRLAGLERPSSSVFDSWARARNEALF; encoded by the coding sequence TTGCTCTTCCCCCGCTTTGCCTCCCACATGCTTTGTCTCGGCCTGGCCCTTGGCACCGGCTACGCCATCGGGCAGCACGCACCCGAGCGGCGCGACGCTGCCCCCGTGAGCGATCGCGAAGATTTCGCCATCACCCCCGTGTCCGGCCAAGCCTCGGCTCCGCCCTCTGACGACGTGCGCGCCCAGCTGCCCTCACCGCTGCACGCCGTCACCGAACGGCCCATCTCCCGGGCGTTGCATGCCGCGGTGGGCATCCGCGCGGGTCGCTCCTACGGGGCCGGTGTACTCGTCTCCCCGCAGGGGCATGTGCTGACCGTGAATCACGTGCTCGAGCCTGGCACCGTCCCTCGGGTCAGCGTCGCAGGCGAAGCGTGGCAATCTGCCAAGGTCGTCAGCACGGACATCGCGGCCGACCTCGCCCTCCTCCAAATCGACGCGATTCCCCCTGCAGCGCGTCCAGCGTCTTTGGGATCTGTGACCCGCTGTGCACCGGGCGATCGTGTGTTCACCATCGGTAGCCCGGCCAACATGAACTTCAGCGTCGCTCAAGGCGGACTGGCTTTCGTCGGCCGACGCTTCGGCCGCTTTCGCTACCTTCAAACGGATTTGCCCATCCATCCGGGCAACTCAGGCGGACCCTTGTTCGACGAGGAGGGTCACGTGATTGGCCTCATGACTTTCGTTCTGCGCCATGGGCCCGATCTCGGCTTCGCGATACCCATCGACTATGCCCTGTCCCGCCTGGCTGGACTCGAACGCCCCTCCAGCTCCGTGTTCGACAGTTGGGCCCGGGCCCGTAACGAAGCCCTATTTTGA